In Scatophagus argus isolate fScaArg1 chromosome 18, fScaArg1.pri, whole genome shotgun sequence, the DNA window gtgtgtgtgtgtgtgtgtgtgtgcgcgcgcgccTCAGCTGTGTGAGATGCCCATGCCGGCCTTCATGAAGCAGACTCTGGAGGAGCTGGCGGTGGGGACGTACGCCAACATCGCCTACATCCACCCCGACACGCCGCTCATCACTGCGCTGTCCATCTTCACACACCGCCGCGTCTCCGCCCTGCCTGTCGTCGACCACAACGGTAACCGtcagcaacaacacaaaaaagtacTGACTTTATGtcttcaggtgtgtttgtgtgtgtgtgtgacatgtcgTGTTCCCATCTGTGTCTGCAGGCAAAGTGGTGGACATCTACTCCAAGTTCGACGTCATTGTGAGTAAATGTGATAACGTGTTTTTTCGGATGAGCGTTGCGTTCAGTGTGTGAGGGAGCAGAGGAGACCTGAGTGTCATCATCCGTCTGTGCAGAACCTGGCGGCGGAGAAGACGTACAACAACCTGGACGTGACGGTCACTCAGGCTCTCAGACACAGGTCCCAGTACTTCGAAGGGGTCATGAAGTGCAACAAACTGGAAACGCTGGAGACCATCGTGGACCGCATCGTGAAGGCGGAGGTAACGCACTCACCAGGACAGGAAGTCCGGTCAGTTCATCCAAAGCaagcacaggtgtgtgttcacatctttgtgtgtgtgcaggttcaCAGGCTGGTGGTGGTCGACGAGAAGTCTCGTATTGTCGGCATCGTCTCCCTGTCCGACATCCTGCAGGCGCTGGTGCTGACCCCTGCAGGTAACCGGCGGGCGGCCTCATCGCGGTTCCCTCCTCACAAAGCCGGGGGGGGGAGTTTTTCATTCTGGATTATTGCAGATCTGCAGTTAAAGTTTGATGAGTTAAAATAGGCTGTAAAGGAGGGTTGGTGAGTGGAGGAGTGTGGCCTCATTTAGCCTCTTGTTAGCAACCGAGTCGAGACCTTCAGGCTTCAAACTCAAAACCCACTGAATGACAGAAGCCTGACTCATTTCCTGGTTTTAGATCTCGTCTCTTCAGGAACCgtgtgttttctcagtgtcacagactgtctgtctgtctgtctgtctgtcttcaggtCTGAGGAGGAAGGAGTCTCTCCCCTCTCAGCCAACAGCTTTGGACTCAACAGAACCAGAGACAACGGGAAAACCTGGGTTAGACCAGAAAAAGGACCAGGACCAAGGACTGCAACTTAGTGCAGTTATAGAGACAGAATGTAAGACTGAAACAGACCAGGACCAGGAACTGGATCTGACTACAGAAACAGACAGTAAAGCTAAACCAGACCAggaccagaaccagaaccagggACTGGAGTtgagtacagagacagagagtaaaACTGAACCAGATCAAGATCAGAACCAGGTTGAGGACCAGGGACTGGAGCtgagtacagagacagagagtaaaGCTGAACCAGATCAAGACCAGAGCCAGGCTGAGGACCAGGGACTGGAGCCgagtacagagacagagagtaaaGCTGAACCAGATCAAGACCGGAACCAGGCTGAGGACCAGGGACTGGAGCtgagtacagagacagagagtaaaGCTGAACCAGATCAAGACCGGAACCAGGCTGAGGACCAGGGACTGGAGCtgagtacagagacagagagtaaaGCTGAACCAGATCAAGACCGGAACCAGGCTGAGGACCAGGGACTGGAGCtgagtacagagacagagagtaaaGCTGAACCAGATCAAGACCAGAGCCAGGCTGAGGACCAGGGACTGGAGCCgagtacagagacagagagtaaaACTGAACCAGATCAAGACCGGAACCAGGCTGAGGACCAGGGACTGGAGTtgagtacagagacagagagtaaaGCTGAACCAGATCAAGACCGGAACCAGGCTGAGGACCAGGGACTGGAGCtgagtacagagacagagagtaaaGCTGAACCAGATCAAGACCGGAACCAGGCTGAGGACCAGGGACTGGAGTtgagtacagagacagagagtaaaGCTGAACCAGATCAAGACCGGAACCAGGCTGAGGACCAGGGACTGGAGCTGAGTACAGAGACGGAGGGTCATCCTGAACAGGACCAGGAGCATGACCAAATCCATAACCAGGACCAGGAGCTGGGTgaaggaacagaaacagagacagatgtagagacacagatggaggaggagacagcagcaggaggaggagaggagacggaggggaaggagggggagcaagagcaggagggaggagaaggaggggaggagggagtggCAGCGTGACATCTTCACCTGCTGTCTCTTTGGACTTTGTTGCGACTCGCTACACTCAAGCCACTCGAGTCGctcaccacagaagaagaagaagaagaagatggacaGGAAGGGGCCTGACAGAAGGCTGACTGGTGATTTGCTGGGCGGCTCTTAGAGGCTGCTCTTCAGTGATTGGACAGGTGCTTTGGAAGTGGGAGGGACAGGTGGGTGATTGACACGTGCTGGAGCCAATCAGGAACCTCTGAGGATCATGctttgttttaagttttatcACAAAAAATGAACTCGAAAAGTTCTGTTTGGTTCTGGAGGAGTTTCACAGGTGAAGATTAGAAACAAGCTGTGGCACTGATCCATAACAAGACATGAAATAACAACATGATATCTTCCTGAGATGACTTGTCAGTAAAGTTCTGCTAAGATTCCTCCCAGTCACTGTTTTTGTCGTGGatcctacattacccacaatgcagctgGACAAGAAAACCATGTCTGACTTCACCGTGTGCTGCTGCATATGTGCTCGCATAAAACAGATTCATCTCCAACAGCTAGTGGTGCAGCCCTCCATTCCCACAGTGTCTTCACAGGAAGCAACACAGCAACGTTCCTCACTTTATCATCACTTTATCATCACTTTATCCTGCTGGTATCAGCCGCTTCACACAACATTTCCTGCTCTGGCTGCTTCGCATCAGAGACTTCAGGTGGACACGGGGTGGCATTCATGGTGCAGGAGCCACAGGAAACatcaccacttcctgtttgcagtgcCGATTTGATCAACACGCCCCCAAAATGGAGGGCGTGTCCGTGCTGTCGTCATGGTGCCTTTCATTTAGCCACAGTTTGTGATTGGTCGAGAGAAAATTTTAAATCTATTCAGTTGTTCTTAAAGTAGTTTTTAACTCCAGATATCACTGAAACCCAATTTATCTGCTGTGCCCGCGGGCTTAATGATCCTCATATCTAATCATATTGTTACGATATGATGTAAAGATCGTATGTATCATGTTTTATAGAGatatgacaaataaaatcagaaatactGTTCCGTTATTTTGGTGtaaagttttaaataaatctgtacAAAGATAGATTTTATTGTTAAGTTCACGTATTTACAGTCTCTAGTTGTGTTCACATGAGGGTTTGTGTTTCACAGTTAGACTGAAGGGGGCGCTCACACCGGGCGGTTTGGTACGTGTTCAGTGTGAGCTTCTCCCGACAGGCGAACATCAGCTGCTCGCGATGTAATGATTTAAATCTTTAATTCAGATCAGGTGGGTCagtttccttctgtttgttgCAGCCTGTTGGAGTTTCTGTGTGACCTTCATCAGGTTTTTATAAATGTCCTGttaatctgctgctgttcaaaacaacaaataaatatatctTGATTTccctttttaatgtttcactttttgcataCTTTAGATTCAAACCAGccatgtagacaaaagtattgggacaaaccTCTGTATTATTGacttcaggtgtggtgtgggtctgtttgtcagggtttgggctcggcccctgacttccagtgaagggaaatcttaatgcttcagctcaccaagacattttggacaatgctatgcttccagctttgtggcaacagtttgttgaaggcccttttctattccagcatgactgtgccccagtgcacaaagcaaagctccataaagacatggttggatgagtttggtgtggaagaacttgactggcccacacagagccctgacctcaaccccatccaacacctttgggatgaactggaacggagattgtgagccaggccttttgaaAGTTGTTGTCTTCTTTGGCCATGAACTCCTACCAGCTCTACCCCTACCTCTcactcttcctccccctctccttctcaccctccctcttcctctctctgcagctctctctgtcttccactGTTGTtgtgaaagaaataaatcagtGCTCACCTGTGGTCTTTTTATAGTGCTTACTTCCTGATTGGTAACAATTAACCATTGAGGTGCTTGGCCAGGTGGCACGTATATCGGCCAATTAGCTCTTGTAGTGTCATTTTGAAAGACAAACGTGACTTTATgtcagtttgttgtgtgttaTGCAGAAAACCGTGTTCAGGGCATTTAAAAAGTGCCATTTTGAattgcaaaatgtgtgtgaagcagaaaatgtgtttagagttttgGAGAATTGAGAgcgtgtgtcagtgtttttagtGTGTTAGCAATTGGAAAAAACTGTAAAGTCCcagtcaggtgtcccaatacttttgtctgtataatgtaTCAGCACCTTCTCACTTCATTTGTTGGAGTCGTTGcccccccccgacacacacacacacacacacacacacacacacacacacattcagggaAAACAACAAGTGAAAACGCAGCGTTTGTCCAGAACACGACACGTTCTTATCACATCCGCTACCCTCCTCTGGTGCTCAGCACGTTCACTGAACCTGACTGAGGAAGTGAACTTCATCATGCGATGAAAGAAATGATTTGTTGTCatgattattttgtgttgttatgttttctgctttctgatGAATAAATGCAAGtcagagcagtgaaaagacGACAGCCTGCGGAAAATGAGTTGACGGCTTTTATTGTTTATTCCCATATACAAAAAGATAAAACGGAAATAACCTCCTTTTACTACAgctatttttattctgttttttaataacggtgtgtgtgtgtgtgtgcgtgtgtgcatgcgtgtggACTATAACTACATTCATTCATACAGTAATGATTCTGGCACTGGGTGAAGAGAGGAAGATAGAAAAAGAGCAATAcatgatttttgaaaataaatttaacaaaagagagaagatgccacacacacacacacacacacacttctcaatTTTTTTCTAGGCAGGTCTAGCAGTAGCTCCACGTCTGGATGCTGAGTTTTCTCTACAAACCACCACAGTTACAAAAGAAGATAATTCCTAACAAGGATTTCCATCACGACTGCAAATTAAACATCTATGTTACACGTATCATTCGTTctccaaattaaaataagaaaataaaaatacccaCTGGAACCTTTGAACGGCATCAGAACAGGACGGACAGCACCGGGGGAAggattttatctttttaagtGTTATTTCTTCCTGCCTGGACATATTTCTTCTATCTGCTGTGTTCAAACACTTATATTCATATACTGTAAAGGACTAAACCAAAACCAGCCTTTCCCACACGGTCAGGTCAGTCCAAAACACAGGGCTGGGTTTGCTTttttacacaaatgaaaaccagTTCTCAGCTTATAGACAGTCAgattcttttttctgtttttttatagCACATTTGTTAAATCAGTAGTACAAGTTTGTCTCTTTGTTCTACAGGTGAGCTACAATAGTGAAACATAACATACAAGATTTACATTTCAGaccatcatcatcgtcattcAGGGGGAGAAGGGTTTCTTTTAGAAGGAGGCCACCTCTCAGTTTGAATTCTGTCTCGAAATGGTGTTTAGACATTTAAATGTTGCTTCAGCTCAACTTTGACGTATCATTTATCTtctccacaaacaaacatgtgaaTTCATACAAATAAGAGGCAGTTTGTTCGACTGAGTAAATGCAAGAATCATGTGGAAATTGTCGCCAATTGCTTTCTAATTAGTTAAAATTCCAAGCTAATAAAAAAGCTCCAGTGGAGCACCAGACCAAGCTAAGGCTGTAGCTTAGCTgctacagtgaagatttagAACAGAAAGCCTTTGTTGCCATTGTATTGtgcaaaatacaaagaaattgAGTGCTTAAGATAACATCTTTTCAGATCAGTTGTGGGATCTCAGGTGTTCTGGAGACTTGGGtgtactgttcctttaatgaaGAGGGTTCCACAGGGTACAGTGTTCAGAGAGCACATAACACTGCACAACCTGTGAGTACCTTCATTGTTTCAGTCTTAACTGACGTTGGACGTCAGCTGAGCAACCTGAGATGAGCCCACATGTCAAAACGGGAGGCGGCCATCTTTACACACCTGTTTGTTCAGGATAAGAATGGAGGAAGGAGTCAAGTGACGCCTGCAGTGTCCTGGACCCCCACCTCCATTCATCCAGGGAGGGGGAAACGGCAGCCCCTCGGAAACCCCTTTGGCTCCTCTGGCCAATGGGAGCCCTGAATCACATTTCAAATTGGATGGTAACTCAGTGTGACATACAAACGTTCAGCTCTTTTATTCTTGAC includes these proteins:
- the LOC124049846 gene encoding uncharacterized protein LOC124049846 — its product is MAMKRLSSLMLKKWKEKERWTGRRRSEPCGGREEQEEEEEEKQMDTRDRRTQRRMLRRKSEPCGQTEEDKKGEEKKSENSRKKERRKSESNMEVEERKERKRIETGGGKERKKSASWIMMEDRTGGQTDSTQREADRRTARRRSEPCGILYVQLLPLSNRKRRELLQRRTGRRMSCSEQGDTQMDRRRGDEFRQMTRGRSEPIGPLDDTHSLSSPPPPPPPPPPAHQEEGSVFRLETYLTEPRRPETRRLRSFSSPPDTGPRCSSSSSSCFQPLPVAPPLPVGRLVEVADGMSEQPDPDEAASEESERDIYMRFMKCHKCYDIIPTSSKLVVFDTTLQVKKAFFALVANGVRAAPLWESKKQSFVGMLTITDFINILTRYYKSPMVQIYELEEHKIETWRELYLQETFKPLVHISPDASIFEAVYSLIKNKIHRLPVIDPVSGNALYILTHKRILKFLQLFLCEMPMPAFMKQTLEELAVGTYANIAYIHPDTPLITALSIFTHRRVSALPVVDHNGKVVDIYSKFDVINLAAEKTYNNLDVTVTQALRHRSQYFEGVMKCNKLETLETIVDRIVKAEVHRLVVVDEKSRIVGIVSLSDILQALVLTPAGLRRKESLPSQPTALDSTEPETTGKPGLDQKKDQDQGLQLSAVIETECKTETDQDQELDLTTETDSKAKPDQDQNQNQGLELSTETESKTEPDQDQNQVEDQGLELSTETESKAEPDQDQSQAEDQGLEPSTETESKAEPDQDRNQAEDQGLELSTETESKAEPDQDRNQAEDQGLELSTETESKAEPDQDRNQAEDQGLELSTETESKAEPDQDQSQAEDQGLEPSTETESKTEPDQDRNQAEDQGLELSTETESKAEPDQDRNQAEDQGLELSTETESKAEPDQDRNQAEDQGLELSTETESKAEPDQDRNQAEDQGLELSTETEGHPEQDQEHDQIHNQDQELGEGTETETDVETQMEEETAAGGGEETEGKEGEQEQEGGEGGEEGVAA